One genomic segment of Thalassospiraceae bacterium LMO-SO8 includes these proteins:
- a CDS encoding YqgE/AlgH family protein translates to MIRALILTLLLTAASPALAGDAAKAGPPAPQYGPYYSGQLLVAGPTMPDPRFQGAVIYLADHDAEGAFGLIVNRPVGAGPVRDFLLGLGMTPNPTEDISGDVRIHAGGPVEPGAGFVLHTNDYQTETTGMLRGKVAVTASLKAVKDIGLGKGPRRYLILLGYAGWTSGQLEAEMRRGDWQIAPYDEDTVFATDDAGKWDRARKSAGIPM, encoded by the coding sequence ATGATCCGCGCATTGATCCTGACGCTTCTGCTGACGGCGGCATCCCCGGCCTTGGCCGGCGACGCGGCCAAGGCCGGCCCCCCCGCGCCGCAATACGGCCCCTACTATTCGGGCCAGCTTCTGGTCGCCGGGCCGACCATGCCCGACCCGCGATTTCAGGGGGCGGTGATCTATCTCGCCGACCATGACGCCGAGGGGGCGTTCGGGCTGATCGTCAACCGGCCGGTGGGTGCCGGACCCGTGCGCGATTTCCTGCTTGGTCTCGGCATGACGCCGAACCCCACGGAAGATATTTCCGGCGACGTGCGCATCCATGCCGGCGGCCCGGTCGAGCCGGGGGCGGGCTTCGTGCTGCACACCAACGACTACCAGACCGAAACCACGGGCATGCTGCGCGGCAAGGTCGCCGTGACGGCCAGCCTGAAGGCGGTCAAAGACATCGGCCTGGGCAAGGGTCCGCGCCGCTACCTGATCCTGCTGGGCTATGCGGGCTGGACATCGGGGCAGTTGGAAGCCGAAATGCGCCGCGGCGATTGGCAGATCGCGCCCTATGACGAGGACACCGTGTTCGCCACCGACGACGCCGGAAAATGGGACCGGGCGCGGAAGTCGGCGGGCATTCCCATGTAG
- the hisC gene encoding histidinol-phosphate transaminase: protein MSTPRPQPGIMNIAPYKGGESRIAGADTVIKLSSNEGAFGPSPATVKALQDAALTIHRYPDGHAPDLRAAIAQRYGLEPQRIVLGAGSDEIINMLCQAYVGPGDEVLYSEHGFLMYGISAMAAGATPVKAPETDLTADVDNLLAAVTENTRLLFVANPNNPTGTFLTEGELQRLRDGLRDDIILVVDAAYAEYVTGTPTYTDGMDMVRNADNVVMTRTFSKMYGLGGARLGWAYMPEAVAGVLNRVRGPFNVSVPAQAAGLAAFNDTAFTDMCRAHNDEWLKRTQDALRQLGLFVPDGVGNFVLVRFADVAAAEAADDHLKSKGIIARRVAGYGLPDCLRITIGKADEMEAVIAALREFMGADT, encoded by the coding sequence ATGAGCACGCCCCGCCCGCAGCCCGGCATCATGAACATCGCCCCCTACAAGGGCGGTGAAAGCAGGATCGCGGGTGCCGACACCGTCATCAAGCTGTCGTCCAACGAAGGTGCGTTCGGCCCCAGCCCGGCCACCGTCAAGGCGCTTCAGGACGCAGCGTTGACCATCCACCGCTATCCCGACGGCCATGCGCCGGACCTGCGCGCCGCCATCGCCCAGCGCTACGGCCTGGAGCCCCAGCGCATCGTGCTGGGTGCCGGATCGGACGAAATCATCAACATGCTGTGCCAGGCTTATGTCGGCCCCGGCGACGAGGTTCTGTATTCGGAACACGGGTTCCTGATGTACGGCATTTCCGCCATGGCCGCGGGTGCCACGCCCGTGAAGGCGCCGGAAACGGACCTGACCGCCGACGTCGACAACCTACTGGCGGCGGTGACGGAAAACACGCGGCTGCTGTTCGTCGCCAATCCCAACAACCCGACCGGCACCTTCCTGACCGAAGGCGAACTTCAGCGCCTGCGCGACGGCCTGCGCGACGACATCATCCTGGTCGTCGACGCCGCCTATGCGGAATACGTCACCGGCACGCCGACCTACACCGACGGCATGGACATGGTGCGGAACGCCGACAACGTGGTGATGACCCGCACGTTCTCGAAAATGTACGGCCTGGGCGGGGCGCGCCTGGGATGGGCCTACATGCCCGAAGCCGTCGCCGGCGTGCTCAACCGCGTGCGCGGACCGTTCAACGTGTCCGTCCCGGCCCAGGCGGCGGGCCTGGCCGCCTTCAACGACACGGCCTTCACCGACATGTGCCGGGCGCACAACGACGAATGGCTGAAACGCACACAGGACGCGCTGCGCCAGTTGGGCCTGTTCGTGCCCGACGGCGTCGGCAACTTCGTGCTCGTCCGTTTCGCCGACGTCGCGGCCGCCGAAGCCGCCGACGACCATCTGAAATCGAAGGGCATCATCGCGCGGCGGGTCGCGGGCTACGGCCTGCCGGATTGCCTGCGCATCACCATCGGCAAGGCCGACGAAATGGAGGCGGTGATCGCGGCGCTGCGTGAATTCATGGGGGCCGACACATGA
- a CDS encoding serine protease — MRRWDYFAAILLISLVLNSLFTGGERRAPVAEAPRRPPPTVIAHPPAPQAPSPGLPLSRVEHKMKSRSTAGTAFAVDDVGTWLTARHVVDGCDRVGIIYDHKTKRAERMTLRAVHSNADVAVLSGRVPGNPRPVALAAALDGETEAFHVGYPKGRRAVLHSAYLGRWRLVGFGRFRNDEEVAVWGVISRFPADLPGFAGISGGPVFSADGRVIGISVAGSDRRGRVIASLPRSFHQALDAAGGTPPPRPGDLRFTGADYRAVGERLLDGLRVARVFCKVTTTSKTGG, encoded by the coding sequence ATGCGGCGCTGGGACTATTTCGCGGCGATCCTGCTGATCTCCCTGGTGCTGAACAGCCTGTTCACCGGCGGCGAGCGCCGCGCACCCGTCGCGGAAGCCCCCAGGCGGCCGCCGCCGACGGTCATCGCGCACCCCCCCGCGCCACAGGCGCCGTCCCCCGGACTGCCCCTGTCCCGTGTCGAACACAAAATGAAATCTCGATCAACGGCGGGCACCGCCTTTGCCGTGGATGACGTCGGAACCTGGCTGACCGCGCGTCACGTGGTCGACGGTTGCGACCGGGTCGGCATCATCTACGACCACAAGACAAAGCGGGCGGAGCGCATGACCCTGCGCGCGGTGCATTCCAATGCCGATGTCGCGGTGCTGTCCGGCCGCGTGCCGGGCAACCCCAGGCCGGTCGCCCTGGCCGCCGCCCTTGACGGAGAGACCGAAGCCTTTCACGTAGGATACCCGAAAGGCCGCCGCGCGGTCCTGCATTCGGCCTACCTCGGGCGCTGGCGGCTGGTCGGATTCGGAAGATTCCGCAATGACGAGGAAGTCGCGGTCTGGGGTGTGATCTCCCGCTTTCCCGCAGACCTTCCCGGCTTTGCCGGGATCAGCGGCGGCCCGGTGTTCTCCGCCGACGGGCGGGTGATCGGCATTTCCGTCGCCGGTTCGGACCGGCGGGGACGTGTCATCGCCAGCCTGCCCCGGTCGTTCCACCAAGCCCTGGATGCGGCGGGCGGAACGCCGCCGCCAAGGCCGGGTGATCTGCGCTTCACAGGCGCCGATTATCGCGCGGTCGGCGAACGTCTGCTCGACGGCCTGCGCGTGGCCCGGGTGTTCTGCAAAGTGACCACGACATCAAAGACCGGCGGCTGA
- a CDS encoding DUF350 domain-containing protein, protein MQAVIESFLSGFPVLMLHSSVTLAMLAVAAVVYIRITPYDDIELIRDGNQAVAVSLSAALLGLALPLAFCMATSVNVWDIVVWGAVTLFLQLVAYRVVDLLLRGLPQRIQNGEIGAATFLASVKLSTAAVNAAAVVG, encoded by the coding sequence ATGCAAGCCGTTATCGAAAGTTTCCTGAGCGGTTTTCCCGTTCTCATGCTCCACTCGTCGGTGACCTTGGCGATGCTGGCCGTCGCCGCCGTCGTCTATATCCGCATCACACCCTATGACGACATCGAACTGATCCGCGACGGCAACCAGGCCGTCGCCGTGTCCCTTTCGGCGGCCTTGCTGGGCCTCGCCCTGCCGCTGGCCTTTTGCATGGCGACCAGCGTCAATGTCTGGGACATCGTCGTGTGGGGAGCCGTCACCCTGTTTCTGCAACTGGTCGCCTACCGCGTCGTCGACCTGTTGCTGCGCGGCCTGCCCCAGCGCATCCAGAATGGCGAAATCGGCGCCGCGACCTTCCTGGCCTCGGTCAAGCTGAGCACCGCCGCCGTCAACGCCGCCGCCGTGGTCGGCTGA
- a CDS encoding copper chaperone PCu(A)C, which produces MKTMTSRPMAALFAAVLSLSLPNLVWAHDAKSHEATAQHGITVTGAWARPTIAKMRISAAYFQAAIAGGEDKLIAAKTANAEKAELHRHVMENGVAKMRPVDSVAVAPGQPAVFQPGGYHVMIMGLKGPLNEGDSFPLTLTFEKAGNVTVNVMVMKKAAQDHGNMDHGAHKH; this is translated from the coding sequence ATGAAGACCATGACCAGCCGCCCCATGGCGGCGCTGTTCGCCGCTGTTTTGAGCCTGTCCCTGCCCAATCTTGTTTGGGCGCACGACGCGAAAAGCCACGAGGCGACGGCCCAACACGGCATCACCGTGACCGGCGCCTGGGCGCGCCCGACGATCGCCAAGATGCGCATCAGCGCCGCTTATTTCCAGGCGGCCATCGCAGGTGGGGAAGACAAGTTGATCGCCGCCAAGACCGCGAATGCGGAGAAGGCCGAACTCCACCGCCACGTCATGGAAAACGGCGTCGCCAAGATGCGCCCGGTCGACAGCGTCGCCGTCGCCCCCGGCCAGCCCGCGGTGTTCCAGCCGGGCGGTTATCACGTCATGATCATGGGCCTGAAGGGGCCCTTGAATGAAGGCGACAGCTTTCCCCTGACCCTGACCTTCGAGAAGGCCGGCAACGTGACCGTCAACGTCATGGTGATGAAGAAGGCGGCCCAGGATCACGGAAACATGGACCACGGCGCGCACAAACACTGA
- a CDS encoding gamma-glutamylcyclotransferase, translating into MPTPTDDFWLFAYGSLMWDADFPYAETRPARLHGYHRALCLYSFDYRGTREIPGLVLGLDLGGSCRGLGFRIRGRDRDAVMAHLHARETSEGEYHLRWLKMTVGNETVTGAAFVVNHASDYYAGARPVDEAARMVAQGQGKRGACVDYLKNTVAHLREMGIRDQGLERVLREVGRN; encoded by the coding sequence ATGCCGACACCGACCGACGATTTCTGGCTGTTCGCCTACGGCTCGCTCATGTGGGACGCGGATTTTCCGTATGCGGAAACGCGGCCCGCGCGGCTTCATGGCTATCACCGCGCCCTCTGCCTCTATTCCTTCGACTACCGGGGCACGCGTGAGATACCGGGCCTGGTGCTCGGCCTCGACCTGGGCGGGTCCTGCCGGGGGCTGGGCTTTCGTATTCGCGGACGTGACCGTGACGCCGTGATGGCCCATCTGCACGCCCGCGAAACGTCGGAGGGCGAATACCATCTGAGATGGCTCAAAATGACGGTCGGTAATGAGACCGTCACCGGCGCCGCCTTCGTGGTCAATCACGCCAGTGACTATTATGCGGGTGCCCGGCCCGTGGACGAGGCCGCCCGCATGGTCGCCCAGGGCCAGGGCAAGCGCGGCGCCTGCGTCGATTACCTGAAAAACACCGTCGCCCATCTGCGCGAGATGGGCATCCGGGATCAGGGGTTGGAGCGGGTGTTGCGCGAGGTCGGCCGCAATTAG
- a CDS encoding DUF2125 domain-containing protein translates to MALNPRPSLNRLRAAPPMARRIAVALPLVAILGYAVFWFTVAGVAEKQVRAWTQAQAAHGITITHGAFATGGFPFRVDVRIAAPAAAWPGGTWRGPELMLSAAPWDWRRLNWRADGVHDVTWTGKDDKVQKASLTARHLEGWGEAGRGGLPRVEAWLTEGALELPDTAPGGPVTARGLLVHILPPGPDDAPAAGDATPRLPISIDAKGVTLPPGLGTVLGHGIDRLTLEMSLNGPVGKGPWPEPALAWRDAGGVLEIKQLGIVHGPLNLTGEGTLAIDPAGQPEGAFTARVTGFAETVEALRKAGIVENRAADAVQVILGLLSRGPAGGPRTLDVPMTLQDRTFSLGAVPLLRLKPVDWFTPSGS, encoded by the coding sequence ATGGCTTTGAATCCCCGCCCATCGCTGAACCGCCTGCGCGCCGCCCCGCCGATGGCGCGCCGCATCGCCGTTGCCTTGCCGCTGGTGGCGATCCTGGGGTACGCGGTGTTCTGGTTCACGGTCGCGGGCGTCGCGGAAAAACAGGTCCGCGCCTGGACCCAGGCCCAGGCGGCGCACGGGATCACGATCACCCATGGCGCGTTCGCGACCGGCGGCTTTCCTTTCCGCGTCGACGTCCGCATCGCGGCCCCCGCCGCCGCCTGGCCGGGCGGGACCTGGCGCGGCCCGGAACTGATGCTGTCGGCGGCGCCCTGGGACTGGCGGCGCCTCAACTGGCGGGCCGACGGCGTCCATGACGTCACCTGGACGGGCAAGGACGACAAGGTGCAGAAGGCGTCGCTGACCGCCCGTCATCTGGAAGGCTGGGGCGAGGCGGGCAGGGGCGGCCTGCCCCGCGTCGAAGCCTGGCTGACCGAGGGCGCGTTGGAACTGCCGGACACCGCCCCCGGCGGCCCGGTCACGGCGCGGGGGCTGCTGGTCCATATCCTGCCGCCCGGGCCCGATGACGCGCCCGCCGCCGGCGACGCCACGCCACGCCTGCCCATTTCCATCGACGCCAAGGGCGTGACCCTGCCGCCCGGCCTGGGCACGGTGCTGGGGCACGGCATCGACCGCCTGACCCTGGAAATGTCGCTCAACGGCCCTGTCGGCAAGGGCCCCTGGCCCGAACCGGCGCTGGCGTGGCGCGATGCCGGCGGGGTGCTGGAAATCAAACAACTGGGCATCGTTCACGGCCCCCTGAACCTGACCGGGGAGGGGACGCTTGCCATCGACCCCGCGGGCCAGCCCGAAGGGGCCTTCACCGCCCGCGTCACGGGCTTCGCGGAAACGGTCGAGGCCCTGCGCAAGGCGGGTATCGTCGAAAACCGCGCCGCCGACGCCGTGCAGGTCATTCTGGGTCTGCTGTCCCGGGGGCCGGCGGGCGGCCCCCGTACCCTCGACGTGCCGATGACCCTGCAAGACCGCACGTTCAGCCTGGGGGCGGTGCCGCTGCTGCGGCTCAAGCCCGTCGACTGGTTCACGCCATCCGGGTCCTGA
- a CDS encoding prephenate/arogenate dehydrogenase family protein: protein MSVTEKNGQMFGRMAFIGIGLIGSSLARVVRRDGLAGEIAVAARRQETLDAALRLGLADQVTTDPAEAARDADIVVICTPLGAYAAVAAAIAPALKPGAIVTDVGSVKRAAIEAIKPHLPVGVHLVPGHPLAGTEHSGPESGFAELFEGRWHLLTPEAGTDAAAVAKVTELWRRAGSKVEIMDPGHHDQVLAITSHLPHLIAYTIVDTATQLSTDLQKEVIEFSATGFRDFTRIAASDPVMWRDIFLTNREAVLEILGRFTEDLTAMQRMIRKGDGDGLEEVFTRTRAVRRGVIDAKQA, encoded by the coding sequence ATGAGCGTCACAGAAAAGAACGGGCAGATGTTCGGCCGCATGGCCTTCATCGGGATCGGGTTGATCGGCTCGTCCCTGGCCCGCGTCGTGCGCCGCGACGGCCTGGCCGGCGAGATCGCCGTGGCCGCGCGGCGCCAGGAAACCCTGGACGCGGCATTGCGATTGGGCCTCGCCGATCAGGTCACGACCGACCCGGCCGAGGCCGCGCGGGACGCCGACATCGTCGTGATCTGCACGCCCTTGGGCGCCTATGCCGCCGTGGCGGCGGCCATCGCCCCGGCCCTGAAGCCGGGCGCCATCGTCACCGACGTCGGCTCCGTCAAACGCGCCGCCATCGAGGCCATCAAGCCGCACCTGCCGGTGGGCGTGCATCTGGTGCCGGGCCACCCGCTGGCCGGGACCGAGCATTCCGGGCCGGAATCAGGCTTCGCCGAACTGTTCGAAGGCCGCTGGCACCTGCTGACGCCCGAAGCCGGGACGGACGCGGCCGCCGTCGCCAAGGTCACCGAGCTATGGCGGCGCGCCGGCTCCAAGGTCGAGATCATGGACCCGGGCCATCACGACCAGGTGCTGGCCATCACCTCGCATCTGCCGCACCTGATCGCCTACACCATCGTCGACACGGCGACGCAGCTGTCTACCGACCTGCAAAAGGAAGTGATCGAGTTCTCGGCGACGGGCTTCCGCGATTTCACGCGCATCGCGGCCTCGGACCCGGTGATGTGGCGCGACATCTTCCTGACCAACCGCGAGGCGGTGCTGGAAATCCTCGGCCGTTTCACCGAGGACCTGACCGCCATGCAGCGCATGATCCGCAAGGGCGACGGCGACGGGCTGGAAGAGGTGTTCACCCGCACCCGGGCCGTGCGCCGGGGCGTGATCGACGCCAAGCAGGCGTAA